One Gossypium raimondii isolate GPD5lz chromosome 3, ASM2569854v1, whole genome shotgun sequence genomic window carries:
- the LOC105796229 gene encoding putative leucine-rich repeat receptor-like serine/threonine-protein kinase At2g14440 yields MYVSIFLPWLLTIPFLVHSSPDQQPKGLLINCGSDVKQTVKETGLTYIPDDGFTFSGNKTSLDAKNLLPILSTLRYFPDKVARKYCYTFQAIKGSKYLVRTIYYYGGFDGGKEPPVFDQIVGGTKWSVVNTTEDYANGLSSYYEIILVAHIKTLSVCIARNNQTVSSPFISAIEVISLDDSMYNSTDLGAYALVTVARSSFGNEDTISFPEDPYYRLWQPFKDDSTDVVSSQSSITTSEFWNKPPAKAFATAITMSTTKKLDVQWPPGLLPSTRYHVSLYFRDDRNSKTNTWRVFSILVNGKTFYSNLNVTTDGVTVYAPNWPLSGKTLISLIPDTKSSIAPLINAGEIYQLMPLGGRTLPQDVMAMEELARGFDNPPLDWSGDPCLPRENSWTGVSCSQEKMPRIIALQLTNLGLTGILAPTVNNLTALHHLWLGDNQISGSIPEMNSVDQLETLHLESNNFTGPIPKSLATLQYLREIFLQHNKLDGPIPQELQGRKGLHIL; encoded by the exons ATGTATGTCTCTATCTTCCTCCCATGGCTGCTTACCATTCCTTTCTTGGTCCATTCATCCCCTGATCAGCAACCTAAAG GTTTGTTGATAAATTGTGGCTCCGACGTTAAACAAACGGTAAAGGAAACCGGCCTGACGTATATTCCCGACGACGGTTTTACATTTTCCGGCAACAAAACATCTCTTGACGCCAAAAATTTGCTTCCCATATTAAGCACGCTCCGATACTTTCCCGACAAGGTAGCAAGGAAATACTGCTACACGTTCCAAGCCATTAAAGGGTCGAAATATCTAGTGAGAACCATCTACTATTACGGTGGTTTTGATGGTGGGAAAGAGCCGCCGGTGTTTGATCAGATCGTCGGAGGGACGAAATGGAGTGTCGTTAATACGACGGAGGATTACGCTAATGGACTTTCTTCGTATTATGAGATCATCCTTGTTGCTCACATTAAGACCCTTAGCGTTTGCATCGCGAGAAATAACCAAACAGTTTCTAGCCCTTTTATATCCGCCATTGAAGTGATTTCTCTCGATGATTCGATGTATAATTCCACCGATTTAGGTGCTTATGCGCTTGTTACGGTGGCGAGAAGTAGCTTTGGGAATGAAGATACCATCAG CTTTCCTGAAGATCCATATTATCGATTGTGGCAACCATTCAAGGATGACAGTACTGATGTTGTTTCGAGTCAATCGAGCATAACCACTTCGGAGTTTTGGAACAAGCCGCCGGCCAAAGCATTTGCGACGGCAATAACGATGAGCACCACGAAGAAACTCGATGTCCAGTGGCCACCAGGGTTGCTTCCAAGCACCAGATACCACGTTTCATTATATTTTCGTGACGATAGAAACTCAAAGACAAATACATGGAGAGTCTTTAGCATTTTGGTAAATGGAAAAACTTTCTATAGTAATCTCAATGTCACAACCGATGGTGTGACTGTGTATGCACCAAATTGGCCTCTATCAGGGAAAACACTAATCAGCTTGATCCCTGATACTAAAAGTTCCATTGCACCTTTGATCAATGCCGGTGAAATCTATCAACTTATGCCCCTCGGTGGAAGGACACTACCACAAGACG TGATGGCAATGGAAGAACTTGCAAGAGGCTTTGACAACCCACCACTTGATTGGAGTGGTGATCCATGTCTCCCCCGAGAGAACTCGTGGACCGGAGTTTCGTGTTCCCAAGAAAAAATGCCTCGAATTATCGCTCT GCAACTTACCAACCTTGGGCTAACTGGAATTCTAGCTCCAACAGTAAACAATTTAACTGCACTCCATCACCT tTGGTTAGGGGATAATCAAATATCAGGTTCCATCCCAGAGATGAACTCAGTGGATCAGCTTGAAACTTT GCATTTGGAGAGTAACAATTTTACAGGGCCAATCCCCAAATCATTAGCCACACTTCAGTACCTTCGTGAGAT ATTCCTTCAGCATAACAAACTTGATGGTCCAATCCCTCAAGAACTACAAGGGAGAAAGGGCTTACATATTCtgtaa
- the LOC105796230 gene encoding uncharacterized protein LOC105796230 encodes MDPRISFSNDFADVGIKYENNYYREAPVSSSEFEFSVKNYAMIPADEIFFKGVLLPLKGDNEHGRKLTLRDTLLVDDGDNGGGSFRRKGSGWWKERLGLKKANVVSKKRERNEGIHGEHIISK; translated from the coding sequence ATGGACCCTAGGATTTCATTCTCTAATGATTTTGCGGATGTAGGGATCAAGTATGAGAACAACTATTACAGGGAAGCTCCGGTATCGTCGTCGGAGTTCGAATTCTCCGTTAAAAACTACGCTATGATACCGGCGGACGAGATCTTCTTCAAGGGTGTGTTGTTGCCTTTGAAAGGTGATAATGAACATGGAAGGAAGTTGACTTTACGAGATACGCTGCTCGTGGATGACGGTGATAATGGCGGCGGTTCGTTCCGGCGGAAGGGTTCGGGGTGGTGGAAAGAGAGGTTGGGGTTGAAAAAGGCTAATGTGGTGAGTAAAAAGAGGGAGAGAAATGAAGGTATCCATGGTGAACATATTATTAGCAAATGA